A DNA window from Polyangium spumosum contains the following coding sequences:
- a CDS encoding OmpA family protein, protein MSPRLRARARPREHDYTLDDLRPLLVRPEQERLKSLEQKLESPDALAEAVGEVLPQAAVASQRRGEELSSAMQPIMLANIREAVRKNPELFADAIFPSIGPAVRKAAKAALEAMLQRVDDIVERTMTLDSLKWRVEARRTGRPFAEVVMRHSLVYRVEHVFLLHRESGLVLQHVATDGAEAKDPDQVSAMLAAIDDFARDAFRVEKESGLSRFSVGGLTGVVEHGPRAVLVAIVRGVATKDVEASLVETLEYIHGEYREPLENFKGEVAAFEPTREALLGCMREERIRKQKSQRRGLIAIAGLSAFALTGVVIAGGVLYERHQRFDGYVEALGAEPGVTVTRSGRAGGRRFVEGLGDPLARDPATLLPSHGLDLAEVELHFEPMISLDPPIVERRAWQVLRPPPGVSLHLEGGTVVVAGVAERAWIDRARLVATTLPGVDALDDTRLFDGEALHRTQAAAATLEGLEISFAPRSARLKRAELEDLDAAARAARELLAAAPRAGLSARIELVGHTDAAGTPEANLRLSEQRAANVAAELVKRGIAATELEARGVGAAEVAARRVTFAVHLVKAGKEP, encoded by the coding sequence ATGAGCCCCCGCCTGCGAGCGCGGGCGCGGCCTCGGGAACACGATTACACGCTCGACGACCTGCGCCCGCTGCTCGTACGACCCGAGCAGGAGCGGCTGAAGAGCCTCGAACAGAAGCTCGAGTCCCCCGACGCATTGGCCGAGGCCGTCGGCGAGGTCCTGCCCCAGGCCGCCGTCGCGAGCCAGAGGCGCGGCGAGGAGCTCTCGTCCGCGATGCAGCCGATCATGCTCGCGAACATCCGCGAGGCCGTCCGGAAGAACCCGGAGCTCTTCGCCGACGCGATCTTCCCGTCGATCGGCCCGGCCGTCCGGAAGGCAGCCAAGGCCGCGCTCGAGGCGATGCTGCAGCGTGTGGACGACATCGTCGAGCGCACGATGACGCTCGATAGCCTGAAATGGCGGGTCGAGGCGAGGCGCACGGGCCGCCCGTTCGCCGAGGTCGTGATGCGCCACAGCCTGGTCTACCGCGTGGAGCACGTGTTCCTGCTGCACCGGGAGAGCGGGCTCGTGCTGCAGCACGTCGCGACGGACGGCGCGGAGGCGAAGGATCCCGATCAGGTGTCGGCGATGCTGGCGGCGATCGACGATTTCGCGCGCGACGCCTTCCGCGTCGAAAAGGAGAGCGGCCTGTCGCGTTTCTCCGTCGGAGGGCTGACGGGCGTCGTCGAGCACGGGCCACGCGCCGTGCTGGTGGCGATCGTCCGGGGCGTGGCCACGAAGGACGTGGAGGCGTCCCTCGTCGAGACGCTCGAATACATTCACGGCGAATACCGGGAGCCGCTCGAGAACTTCAAGGGCGAGGTGGCCGCATTCGAGCCGACCCGCGAGGCGCTGCTCGGGTGCATGCGGGAGGAGCGCATCCGGAAGCAAAAGAGCCAGCGCCGGGGGCTCATCGCGATCGCAGGCCTGTCGGCGTTCGCCCTGACGGGCGTGGTGATCGCAGGAGGGGTCCTCTACGAGCGGCATCAGCGATTCGACGGGTACGTGGAGGCCCTCGGCGCGGAGCCGGGCGTGACGGTGACGCGATCGGGGCGCGCGGGAGGGCGCCGCTTCGTCGAAGGGCTCGGTGATCCGCTCGCGAGGGACCCGGCCACGCTGCTGCCGAGCCACGGGCTCGACCTCGCCGAGGTGGAGCTGCACTTCGAGCCGATGATCTCGCTGGATCCGCCGATCGTCGAGCGGCGCGCGTGGCAGGTGCTCAGGCCGCCGCCGGGCGTGTCGCTGCACCTCGAAGGGGGGACGGTCGTGGTCGCAGGGGTCGCCGAGCGCGCGTGGATCGACCGCGCGCGGCTGGTCGCCACGACGTTGCCAGGCGTGGATGCGCTCGACGATACGCGGCTCTTCGATGGAGAGGCGCTCCACCGGACGCAGGCAGCGGCGGCCACGCTCGAGGGTCTCGAGATATCGTTCGCGCCCCGCTCGGCCCGGCTGAAGCGAGCGGAGCTCGAGGACCTCGACGCCGCGGCGCGCGCCGCGCGGGAGCTGCTCGCGGCGGCGCCACGCGCAGGGTTGTCCGCGCGGATCGAGCTCGTGGGCCACACCGACGCGGCGGGCACGCCCGAGGCGAACCTGCGGCTGAGCGAGCAGCGCGCGGCGAACGTGGCGGCCGAGCTCGTGAAGCGTGGCATCGCGGCCACCGAGCTCGAGGCGCGTGGCGTGGGGGCCGCGGAGGTGGCCGCGCGGAGGGTCACCTTCGCCGTGCACCTCGTGAAGGCAGGGAAAGAGCCATGA
- a CDS encoding mucoidy inhibitor MuiA family protein codes for MRTPLPTSIAALLLLSAALGCTATPPAASPAAPNPPANTPPPVFALAAAVSGPEDPADKGVASRITKVTVYSDRALVSREATVALAAEPVVFRFTKLPGWVDEGSVRAAVSAGKIIDVVVERRFLARSSDEGFRKVEQAHKAMLQKLQALDDELAILETQEEQVASLQVFSVEKLKTDAVTRDIKVGEFGQVVDFVSGTLRRTAAARRDTRAAREALAPDVEASAKNLEELRRLTKLEETTVLVTAQGNAAANATLTLTYATPGATWEPMHEVRASAADPDWVELTSFAVVTQTTGEDWSHAELSFSTQSSSDSERIPELEMLALGKTQEVSRTVTRQVTSFSAAQKKFEEQNRHWNRMNQASSQHISEVERFEQSYSTNLALLERVQSKTVQIFQGLQTRGTTAHFIAKDPAIVRSDGRSIRLRIGSSRIKAQRRIIAAPEESLNAAVTLEMANKTNQPLLPGSVARYQDGAFLGMTDVEFVAKDEDFSMFFSVADQVKLTRELDKRQSSLQRNARNRMQLAFVSRAKNLSDRPVTLVLAERIPVSENTEIRVSNVKISPNEKPDAKGIVRFTVTLKPREEREFRVSYLVEYPPSLVFDVRRKQQMRPPSPSPAAPRQKMDFEERLIDIEQQL; via the coding sequence ATGAGAACGCCCCTTCCGACGTCGATCGCCGCCTTGCTCCTTCTCTCCGCGGCCCTCGGGTGCACGGCCACGCCGCCCGCCGCCTCGCCCGCCGCGCCGAATCCGCCTGCGAACACGCCTCCTCCCGTGTTCGCCCTGGCCGCCGCCGTCTCCGGCCCCGAGGATCCCGCCGACAAGGGCGTGGCCTCGCGTATCACCAAGGTGACCGTGTATTCGGATCGCGCGCTCGTCAGCCGCGAGGCGACGGTGGCGCTCGCGGCCGAGCCTGTGGTTTTTCGTTTCACGAAGCTGCCGGGCTGGGTCGACGAGGGCTCGGTGCGGGCCGCGGTGAGCGCCGGGAAGATCATCGACGTGGTCGTCGAGCGGCGATTCCTGGCGCGATCCAGCGACGAGGGGTTCCGCAAGGTGGAGCAAGCACACAAGGCGATGCTCCAGAAGCTCCAGGCGCTCGACGACGAGCTCGCGATCCTCGAGACACAAGAGGAACAGGTCGCTTCGCTCCAGGTGTTTTCGGTCGAGAAGCTGAAGACCGACGCCGTCACGCGCGACATCAAGGTCGGCGAGTTCGGGCAGGTCGTCGATTTCGTGTCGGGGACGCTGCGCAGGACGGCCGCCGCGCGGCGTGATACGAGGGCCGCGCGCGAGGCGCTCGCGCCCGACGTGGAGGCGAGCGCGAAGAACCTCGAGGAGCTGCGCCGGCTGACGAAGCTCGAGGAGACGACCGTGCTCGTGACGGCGCAAGGCAACGCGGCCGCGAATGCGACGTTGACGCTGACGTACGCGACGCCCGGGGCCACGTGGGAGCCGATGCACGAGGTGCGCGCGAGCGCGGCGGATCCCGATTGGGTGGAGCTCACGTCGTTCGCGGTGGTCACGCAGACGACGGGGGAGGACTGGAGCCACGCGGAGCTGTCGTTCTCGACGCAATCGTCCTCGGACAGCGAGCGGATCCCGGAGCTCGAGATGCTGGCGCTCGGAAAGACGCAGGAGGTCTCCCGGACGGTGACGCGGCAGGTGACGTCGTTCAGCGCCGCGCAGAAGAAGTTCGAGGAGCAGAACCGGCACTGGAACCGGATGAACCAGGCCTCGTCGCAGCACATCTCCGAGGTGGAGCGGTTCGAGCAATCCTATTCGACGAACCTGGCGCTGCTCGAGCGCGTGCAGAGCAAGACGGTGCAGATCTTCCAGGGCCTGCAGACGCGGGGCACGACGGCGCATTTCATCGCCAAGGACCCGGCGATCGTGCGCTCGGACGGCCGATCGATCCGGCTGCGCATCGGGTCGAGCCGCATCAAGGCGCAGCGCCGCATCATCGCCGCCCCGGAGGAGTCCCTCAATGCAGCCGTGACGCTGGAGATGGCCAACAAGACGAACCAGCCGCTCCTGCCCGGCAGCGTGGCGCGTTATCAGGACGGCGCGTTCCTCGGGATGACGGACGTCGAGTTCGTGGCCAAGGACGAGGATTTTTCCATGTTCTTCAGCGTGGCCGATCAGGTCAAGCTCACGAGGGAGCTCGACAAGCGCCAGAGCTCGCTGCAGCGCAACGCGCGCAACCGCATGCAGCTCGCCTTCGTGAGCCGGGCCAAGAACCTGTCGGATCGGCCCGTGACGCTGGTCCTCGCCGAGCGGATCCCGGTCTCGGAGAACACCGAGATCCGCGTGAGCAACGTGAAGATCTCCCCGAACGAGAAGCCGGACGCGAAGGGGATCGTGCGCTTCACCGTGACGCTGAAGCCCCGCGAGGAGCGCGAGTTCCGCGTGTCGTATCTGGTCGAATACCCGCCGTCTTTGGTCTTCGACGTGCGGCGCAAGCAGCAGATGCGCCCGCCCTCGCCGAGCCCCGCGGCCCCGCGCCAGAAGATGGATTTCGAGGAGCGGCTCATCGATATCGAGCAGCAGCTCTGA
- a CDS encoding haloacid dehalogenase type II — protein MSLRWDVLPPITCEVFMPTLPSNRRRFLQLLTSAPLGVAASCVAAAPEAPARPPARARVRAIAFDAFPIFDPRPIGALAEELFPGQGASLMDAWRTRQFEYTWLRVASQRYADFWQVTADALSFAATRLGLDLDARTRTRLLEAHLELRAWPDVLPALRSLRGAGVRLVFLSNFTPRMLDAAITSAGLGGLFERAISTDEARTYKPDPRAYRLAVDALELPREAIVFAAFAGWDAAGAKWFGYPTFWVNRMKQPAEMLDVLPDGIGAGLSELVTFAAAGA, from the coding sequence GTGTCCCTGCGCTGGGACGTCTTGCCCCCCATCACCTGCGAGGTCTTCATGCCGACCCTCCCGTCGAACCGTCGTCGATTCCTCCAGCTCCTCACCTCGGCCCCGCTCGGAGTGGCCGCCTCGTGCGTCGCGGCGGCCCCCGAGGCCCCCGCGCGGCCGCCCGCGCGCGCGCGCGTCCGGGCGATCGCCTTCGATGCCTTTCCGATCTTCGACCCGCGGCCCATCGGCGCGCTCGCCGAGGAGCTCTTCCCGGGCCAGGGCGCCTCGTTGATGGACGCCTGGCGCACCCGGCAATTCGAATACACGTGGCTCCGGGTTGCCTCGCAGCGGTATGCGGATTTCTGGCAGGTCACGGCCGACGCGCTCTCGTTTGCCGCGACGCGGCTCGGGCTCGACCTCGACGCGCGAACACGGACGCGGCTCCTCGAGGCTCACCTCGAGCTCCGCGCGTGGCCCGACGTGCTCCCCGCGCTCCGCTCCTTGCGAGGCGCGGGCGTACGGCTCGTCTTCCTGTCCAATTTCACGCCGCGGATGCTCGACGCTGCGATCACGAGCGCCGGCCTCGGGGGCCTCTTCGAACGGGCGATCAGCACCGACGAGGCGAGGACCTACAAGCCCGATCCGCGCGCGTATCGGCTCGCGGTCGACGCGCTCGAGCTCCCGCGGGAGGCGATCGTATTCGCGGCGTTCGCCGGCTGGGACGCCGCGGGGGCGAAGTGGTTCGGCTATCCGACGTTCTGGGTCAATCGAATGAAGCAGCCCGCCGAAATGCTGGACGTGCTCCCCGACGGCATCGGAGCGGGCCTCTCCGAGCTCGTCACCTTCGCCGCGGCCGGCGCGTGA
- a CDS encoding LysR family transcriptional regulator, translating into MLDWDDLRFFLAVARHKSLTSAARALGVAQPTVGRRIDAFEQRLGAKLFRRTPSGFALSAVGEGMLAHAERMELDALAAERAAAGRDAGLAGHLRVTASEWLAVRVLGPLLVPFLARHPAISVDLVADARWLSLPRREADIALRPAAFEHQDVFQRKVARIGFGLYASEVYLAERGVPDFEKQCEGHALVTMDDEPPIADVAWLRSVAARAHVAARTNGREAQAAMAAAGVGLVCLPRVLGDATAGLYLLAPPSPPPERTLWLGVHRDTRAVPRVKALVTHLAGALSPLAQALRPGARPRASRSSL; encoded by the coding sequence ATGCTCGACTGGGATGATCTGCGGTTCTTCCTCGCCGTCGCGCGGCACAAAAGCCTCACGTCGGCCGCGCGCGCGCTCGGGGTCGCGCAGCCGACGGTGGGGCGGCGCATCGACGCGTTCGAGCAGCGTCTCGGGGCGAAGCTCTTCCGGCGCACGCCGTCGGGGTTCGCGCTCTCGGCCGTGGGGGAGGGGATGCTCGCGCACGCCGAGCGGATGGAGCTCGATGCGCTCGCCGCCGAGCGCGCCGCCGCGGGGCGCGACGCCGGGCTCGCGGGCCACCTGCGCGTCACCGCGTCGGAGTGGCTCGCCGTCCGCGTGCTCGGCCCGCTGCTCGTCCCTTTCCTCGCACGTCACCCTGCCATTTCCGTCGATCTGGTCGCCGACGCGCGCTGGCTCAGCCTGCCGCGGCGCGAGGCGGACATCGCGCTGCGCCCCGCCGCATTCGAGCACCAGGACGTCTTCCAGCGAAAGGTCGCGCGTATCGGCTTCGGCCTGTACGCATCGGAGGTCTACCTCGCCGAGCGTGGCGTCCCCGATTTCGAGAAACAATGCGAGGGCCACGCCCTCGTGACGATGGACGATGAGCCGCCGATCGCCGACGTCGCCTGGCTCCGCTCCGTCGCCGCCCGCGCCCACGTCGCCGCTCGGACGAATGGCCGCGAAGCGCAGGCAGCCATGGCCGCCGCGGGCGTGGGGCTCGTGTGCCTGCCGCGGGTCCTGGGGGACGCGACCGCGGGCCTGTACCTCCTCGCGCCGCCGTCACCGCCGCCCGAGCGCACGTTGTGGCTCGGCGTGCATCGAGATACGCGCGCCGTGCCGCGCGTGAAGGCGCTCGTCACCCACCTCGCGGGCGCCCTCTCGCCGCTCGCGCAGGCCCTGCGGCCGGGCGCGCGGCCCCGGGCGAGCCGATCGTCGTTGTAA
- a CDS encoding 2OG-Fe dioxygenase family protein, whose amino-acid sequence MSTATFEPPMTAPADLAEVVRRQGFAVADSSWARSKAGAEDLASFASEWDDMPLDPHLKDGGHYRRRRHASFIVDEGSCQLVPRRAHFQPLEYNALHGGMERWFEPMRESLITRPFWSALLTGLSGICSEIGRASPWYVEAHQFRIDTSEGIGRPTPEGAHRDGVDFVALFLITRHAIRGGETRVFDARGPQGIRFTLTEPWSLLLLDDERVIHESTPIQPLRAGESGAAPLGHRDTLVLTYRRNGFQDP is encoded by the coding sequence ATGTCGACCGCCACGTTCGAGCCGCCGATGACCGCACCAGCCGACCTCGCGGAGGTGGTGCGCAGACAGGGGTTCGCCGTGGCAGATTCGAGCTGGGCTCGCAGCAAGGCCGGCGCGGAGGATCTGGCGTCGTTCGCGTCGGAATGGGACGACATGCCGCTCGATCCGCACCTCAAAGACGGCGGGCACTACCGGCGGCGCAGGCATGCTTCGTTCATCGTCGACGAGGGCTCCTGCCAGCTCGTCCCGCGCCGCGCGCACTTCCAGCCCCTGGAATACAACGCGCTCCACGGCGGGATGGAGCGCTGGTTCGAGCCGATGCGGGAGAGCCTGATCACGCGGCCGTTCTGGTCCGCGCTGCTCACGGGTCTCTCGGGGATATGTTCCGAGATCGGACGTGCTTCACCCTGGTACGTCGAGGCGCACCAGTTCCGGATCGACACGAGCGAGGGAATCGGGCGACCCACGCCGGAGGGCGCCCATCGGGACGGCGTCGACTTCGTCGCCTTGTTCCTGATCACGCGCCACGCGATTCGTGGCGGCGAGACGCGTGTCTTCGACGCCCGCGGCCCGCAGGGGATCCGCTTCACGCTCACGGAGCCCTGGTCGCTGCTCCTGCTCGACGACGAGCGGGTCATCCACGAGTCCACGCCGATCCAGCCGCTCCGCGCCGGAGAATCGGGCGCGGCGCCGCTCGGACACCGGGACACGTTGGTCCTCACGTACCGCAGAAATGGGTTTCAGGACCCGTGA
- a CDS encoding AraC family transcriptional regulator — translation MGVGMARASGDLPAAYALHLVDLVARWGVSPPEVLDGLGLTRESLTNPAARISLETTGTLVKRAIALTGEPGLSLFMGLQMRLSSHGYLGFAAMTAGTIRQAIELAIRFVPTRTTALAFHLHVEGETASLVLEERAPLGEAREFILVTLMMGIAQIARDVTKKELVGDADFAFEEPGHFSRFAHLAPGRVRFGKAKNRIVFASSVLDLPLDMADPVAMQLAREQCEREMQALGRDDRTAARVRELLPLPEGYRSLEEIAQQIGVSPRTLKRRLADAGTSYSDLLDDLRRERAMLLLRDESLSREQIAERLGYSDAANFARAFRRWTGKTPGMLRKP, via the coding sequence ATGGGCGTGGGCATGGCCAGGGCGAGTGGTGACCTGCCGGCTGCTTATGCGCTGCACCTGGTGGATCTCGTGGCGCGGTGGGGCGTCAGCCCTCCCGAGGTGCTCGATGGCCTCGGGCTCACGCGTGAATCGCTGACGAACCCGGCGGCGCGGATTTCGCTCGAGACCACGGGCACGCTCGTGAAGCGGGCGATCGCGCTCACCGGAGAGCCGGGGCTCTCGCTCTTCATGGGGCTGCAGATGCGCCTCTCGTCGCACGGGTATCTCGGCTTCGCCGCCATGACGGCCGGGACGATCCGCCAGGCCATCGAGCTCGCCATTCGTTTCGTCCCGACCCGGACGACGGCGCTCGCCTTCCACCTGCACGTCGAGGGCGAGACGGCGTCCCTGGTCCTCGAGGAGCGCGCGCCGCTCGGCGAGGCGCGGGAGTTCATCCTCGTCACGCTGATGATGGGCATTGCCCAGATCGCCCGCGACGTCACGAAAAAGGAGCTCGTGGGGGACGCGGACTTCGCCTTCGAGGAGCCCGGCCATTTCTCTCGGTTCGCGCACCTCGCGCCCGGCCGGGTCCGCTTTGGAAAGGCCAAGAACCGCATCGTTTTCGCGTCCTCGGTGCTCGACCTGCCCCTCGACATGGCCGATCCGGTGGCGATGCAGCTCGCGCGCGAGCAATGCGAGCGGGAAATGCAAGCCCTCGGGAGGGACGACCGGACGGCGGCGCGGGTCCGGGAGCTCTTGCCGCTGCCGGAGGGGTACCGCTCGCTGGAGGAGATCGCGCAGCAAATCGGGGTCTCGCCGCGCACGCTGAAGCGTCGCCTCGCGGACGCGGGGACGTCCTATTCGGATCTGCTCGACGATCTGCGGCGCGAGCGCGCGATGCTCCTGCTCCGGGACGAGAGCCTTTCGCGCGAGCAAATCGCCGAGCGGCTCGGCTACTCCGACGCGGCGAACTTCGCCCGCGCCTTCCGGCGGTGGACGGGGAAGACCCCCGGGATGCTGCGCAAGCCGTGA
- a CDS encoding metal-dependent hydrolase: protein MSVSPTIEVRNLRFETGERIPRFWHGGRRAVTLFFDNLSVFFPAGERFFIAAVKAHRDRVRDPALLAEVKAFIAQEGIHGREHIRYNEMLKAQGYPIDEMEKRVVRILRRASRLLPPRWQLAVTCNLEHFTALMGHFILGDPRLLEGADPEMAALWRWHAAEENEHKAVAFDVYLASGGKTFERCALMIPTTLIFWGKVIEHQARLMHENGILFSAREWVSLVDFLFFRPGGMFKLFLHYLDYYRPGFHPWDMDNRDELERWKADPRAAPSA from the coding sequence ATGTCCGTTTCCCCGACGATCGAGGTTCGCAACCTCCGGTTCGAGACCGGCGAGCGGATCCCGCGCTTCTGGCACGGAGGGCGGCGGGCCGTCACGCTCTTCTTCGACAACCTCTCCGTTTTTTTTCCCGCGGGGGAGCGATTCTTCATCGCGGCCGTGAAGGCGCATCGAGATCGCGTGCGTGATCCCGCGCTCCTCGCGGAGGTGAAGGCCTTCATCGCGCAGGAGGGCATCCATGGCCGCGAGCACATCCGGTACAACGAGATGCTGAAGGCGCAGGGTTACCCCATCGACGAGATGGAGAAGCGCGTCGTGCGAATCCTTCGCCGCGCGTCGCGGCTCCTGCCGCCGCGCTGGCAGCTCGCCGTGACCTGCAACCTCGAGCATTTCACCGCGCTCATGGGTCATTTCATCCTCGGGGATCCGCGGCTGCTCGAAGGCGCGGATCCCGAGATGGCCGCGCTCTGGCGCTGGCACGCCGCCGAGGAGAACGAACACAAGGCCGTCGCCTTCGACGTCTACCTCGCGTCCGGCGGCAAAACCTTCGAGCGGTGCGCCCTGATGATCCCGACCACCCTGATCTTCTGGGGGAAGGTGATCGAGCACCAGGCGCGGCTCATGCACGAGAACGGGATCCTCTTCTCGGCCCGGGAATGGGTGTCGCTCGTCGATTTCCTGTTCTTCCGCCCGGGCGGCATGTTCAAGCTGTTCCTGCATTACCTCGACTATTACAGGCCCGGCTTCCATCCGTGGGACATGGATAACCGCGACGAGCTCGAGCGATGGAAGGCGGACCCTCGGGCCGCGCCTTCGGCCTGA
- a CDS encoding MXAN_0125 family MYXO-CTERM protein translates to MKSIAFAIPFAAFLAFAPSAARAGCPQVEPGCDAVVELEARLEGAPACARLDKVEPENGCVCHGSVALANDCAFEIVAGDFAFVNDKTTVLPGETLSLYIDGSPTGDAVGGPPGQHHEELNLQADGQSFKLILDFTVEHRVIETGCNVSGGSRPGLAAAGLGLAALLFARRRRAR, encoded by the coding sequence ATGAAATCGATCGCGTTCGCCATTCCCTTCGCCGCCTTCCTCGCCTTCGCCCCGAGCGCCGCGCGCGCGGGTTGCCCGCAGGTGGAGCCCGGCTGCGACGCCGTCGTCGAGCTCGAAGCCCGCCTCGAGGGCGCGCCCGCCTGCGCCCGCCTCGACAAGGTCGAGCCCGAGAACGGATGCGTTTGTCACGGTAGCGTCGCCCTGGCGAACGATTGTGCCTTCGAGATCGTCGCCGGGGATTTTGCCTTCGTCAACGACAAGACCACCGTGCTCCCCGGCGAGACGCTGTCGCTTTACATCGATGGCAGCCCCACGGGTGACGCCGTGGGGGGGCCGCCCGGCCAGCACCACGAGGAGCTGAACCTCCAGGCCGACGGGCAGAGCTTCAAGTTGATCCTCGATTTCACGGTCGAGCACCGGGTCATCGAGACAGGCTGCAATGTATCCGGCGGAAGCAGGCCGGGCCTCGCGGCCGCTGGTCTTGGGCTCGCCGCGTTGCTCTTCGCCCGCCGCCGCCGGGCTCGCTGA
- a CDS encoding PLP-dependent aminotransferase family protein, translated as MQQETVAAEQGLLYERVAAHIEELIERGTLRPGDRIPSVRRLARQQGVSIATVLQAYLELENRALIEARPQSGHYVRARRAPLPPEPRAARACTTTSRPSIGNLVAKLYGAARDPSIVPLGAASLDPALLPTERINRSLSLIARGAGGAGVAYDPPPGLVALRRQVARRSIEWGCALSVDDIVTTVGASEALHLCLRAATRPGDTVAVESPAYYGLLRLLAGLQMRVIEIPSHPRTGMDLAALAEAMGRHRIRAVMAIPNFANPLGSLMPDEAKEELVEMLGRREIPLIEDDIYGDLHFGDERPRPAKAFDKRGLVMLCSSFSKTVAPGYRVGWAAPGVFREEVEQLKFAQSVATATLPQMAVADFLDNGGYDHHLRALRRKLAAQVERVSEAVAEHFPPGTRISRPAGGFMLWVELPPGTSALDLFDRALARGIAIAPGPIFSAKQRFSGYIRLSCGHPWSELFDHAIRTLGKLCAECGV; from the coding sequence GTGCAGCAAGAAACCGTCGCCGCCGAGCAGGGGCTTCTTTACGAGCGCGTCGCCGCGCACATCGAGGAGCTGATCGAGCGGGGCACGCTCCGGCCCGGCGACAGGATCCCCTCGGTGCGTCGCCTCGCCCGCCAGCAGGGGGTCAGCATCGCGACGGTGCTGCAGGCGTACCTCGAGCTCGAGAATCGCGCGCTCATCGAGGCGCGGCCGCAGTCCGGGCATTACGTGCGGGCGCGCCGGGCGCCCCTCCCGCCCGAGCCCCGCGCGGCGCGCGCGTGCACGACCACGAGCCGGCCGAGCATCGGCAACCTCGTCGCGAAGCTCTACGGCGCCGCCCGGGATCCGAGCATCGTGCCGCTCGGCGCGGCTTCCCTCGACCCCGCGCTCCTGCCGACCGAACGAATCAATCGCTCCCTGAGCCTCATCGCGCGGGGCGCGGGCGGCGCGGGCGTGGCCTACGACCCGCCGCCGGGCCTCGTCGCTTTGCGCCGACAGGTCGCGCGCCGCTCGATCGAATGGGGCTGCGCGCTCTCCGTCGACGACATCGTGACCACCGTGGGCGCGTCCGAGGCGCTCCACCTTTGCTTGCGCGCGGCCACGCGGCCGGGCGACACGGTGGCCGTCGAATCCCCCGCGTATTACGGGCTCCTGCGGCTGCTCGCGGGCCTGCAGATGCGGGTCATCGAGATCCCCTCGCACCCGCGCACGGGCATGGACCTCGCCGCGCTCGCGGAGGCGATGGGGCGCCACCGCATCCGCGCGGTGATGGCGATCCCGAACTTCGCCAACCCCCTCGGCTCCTTGATGCCGGACGAGGCCAAGGAGGAGCTCGTGGAGATGCTCGGCCGCCGGGAGATCCCGCTCATCGAGGACGACATTTACGGCGACCTCCATTTCGGTGACGAGCGCCCGCGGCCGGCGAAGGCGTTCGACAAACGGGGGCTCGTGATGCTCTGCTCGTCCTTCTCGAAGACGGTGGCGCCGGGTTATCGCGTGGGCTGGGCCGCGCCCGGCGTCTTCCGCGAGGAGGTCGAGCAGCTCAAATTCGCCCAGAGCGTGGCCACGGCGACGCTCCCGCAGATGGCCGTGGCCGATTTCCTCGACAATGGCGGCTACGACCACCACCTGCGCGCGCTGCGGCGCAAGCTCGCGGCGCAGGTCGAGCGGGTGAGCGAGGCCGTGGCCGAACACTTCCCCCCGGGGACGCGCATTTCGAGGCCCGCAGGAGGGTTCATGTTGTGGGTCGAGCTCCCCCCGGGCACGAGCGCGCTCGACCTCTTCGACCGAGCGCTCGCGCGCGGGATCGCGATCGCGCCGGGGCCGATCTTCTCGGCGAAGCAGAGGTTCTCGGGCTACATCCGGCTCTCGTGCGGGCACCCGTGGTCGGAGCTCTTCGATCATGCGATTCGTACGCTCGGGAAGCTCTGCGCGGAGTGCGGGGTGTAA